A window from Vigna angularis cultivar LongXiaoDou No.4 chromosome 7, ASM1680809v1, whole genome shotgun sequence encodes these proteins:
- the LOC108336351 gene encoding DELLA protein 1, with product MGDASEVKGECSGSGKGKKMFEEEENEDKLLAGVGYKVCSSDMVDVAHKLDQLEMVMEEDGISHLASNTVHYDPTDLYGWVQNILNNAPNHTITTNSNNAVIPSPLITVPENDLTAIPLPYVEDYPQTENQNCHKRFKSSSSPLWPAISSDNILPVVLVEEAGVYLVHALMACAEAVQLGNASLASSLVKHAGTLAVSQGGSMGKVASFFAQALARRIYGFYPYETLDSSYSDMLHTHFYESSPYLKFAHFTANHAILEAFATADTVHVIDFGLKQGLQWPAFMQALAVRPGGPPAFRLSGIGPPRLDDPDSDTLSQVGLKLAELARKIRIQFEFRGFVCNSLADLDPSVLDIRAGEFVAVNSIFELHRLLARPVDIEKVLATVKRIKPEIVTVVEQEANHNGPVFLERFTEALYYYSSLFDSMEGSVAAPNEQALVMAEMYLGRQICNVVACEGDERVERHETLGQWRARLGLGGLEPVRMGSNAFRQARMLLGLYPEAGEGYRVEENNGCLLLGWHTRPLVASSAWRLAPNGLHPVRDQNEMNQDSRYC from the coding sequence ATGGGAGACGCAAGTGAAGTGAAAGGGGAATGTTCAGGCAGTGGGAAGGGGAAGAAGATgtttgaggaagaagaaaatgaagacaaGTTGTTGGCAGGCGTAGGATACAAAGTGTGTTCCTCGGACATGGTTGACGTGGCACACAAGCTCGACCAATTGGAGATGGTAATGGAGGAAGATGGGATTTCCCATCTCGCCTCCAACACTGTGCATTACGACCCGACCGATCTTTACGGTTGGGTCCAGAACATTCTCAACAACGCGCCCAATCACACCATCACCACCAACAGTAACAACGCTGTCATTCCATCGCCGTTAATCACTGTCCCCGAGAACGATCTAACAGCGATTCCATTGCCATACGTCGAAGATTATCCACAAACAGAAAATCAGAATTGCCACAAGCGATTCAAGAGTTCTTCATCTCCGTTGTGGCCCGCGATTTCATCGGACAACATTCTTCCGGTGGTTCTGGTGGAGGAAGCCGGCGTGTATCTCGTCCATGCACTCATGGCCTGCGCGGAGGCCGTTCAATTAGGAAACGCGAGCCTCGCGTCAAGCCTTGTGAAGCATGCAGGAACCCTCGCTGTGTCGCAAGGAGGTTCAATGGGGAAGGTTGCATCGTTCTTCGCTCAAGCTCTCGCTCGAAGAATCTATGGATTCTATCCTTACGAGACTCTAGACTCTTCCTACTCCGACATGCTTCACACACATTTCTACGAATCGAGCCCGTACCTGAAATTCGCGCACTTCACGGCGAACCACGCAATCCTCGAAGCATTCGCCACCGCGGACACGGTGCATGTCATCGATTTTGGCCTGAAGCAGGGGTTGCAGTGGCCGGCGTTCATGCAAGCACTAGCGGTCCGTCCGGGGGGTCCGCCAGCGTTCCGCCTCAGCGGGATCGGACCGCCGCGGCTCGACGACCCCGATTCCGACACGCTTAGTCAGGTCGGTTTGAAACTGGCGGAACTCGCTCGAAAAATTAGGATTCAATTTGAGTTCCGCGGATTCGTGTGTAACAGTTTAGCTGATCTAGATCCGTCCGTTCTCGACATCCGAGCAGGAGAATTCGTCGCGGTTAACTCTATCTTCGAGCTTCACCGCTTGCTGGCGCGACCTGTTGACATTGAAAAGGTGTTAGCCACGGTTAAGAGGATTAAACCGGAGATTGTTACCGTGGTGGAGCAAGAAGCGAATCACAACGGTCCGGTTTTTCTGGAGCGGTTCACGGAGGCATTGTACTATTACTCTAGTTTGTTTGACTCGATGGAGGGATCGGTGGCGGCGCCGAATGAACAGGCGTTGGTGATGGCGGAGATGTACTTGGGGAGGCAGATATGTAACGTTGTGGCGTGTGAGGGAGATGAACGAGTGGAGAGGCACGAAACGCTGGGTCAGTGGAGAGCGCGGCTCGGTTTGGGCGGGTTGGAACCGGTTCGCATGGGTTCGAACGCGTTTAGACAGGCGAGGATGTTGCTTGGCCTATACCCTGAGGCGGGAGAAGGGTACAGAGTGGAAGAAAACAATGGGTGCCTCTTGCTCGGGTGGCACACGAGGCCACTCGTTGCCTCGTCCGCGTGGAGACTCGCGCCCAATGGTTTGCACCCAGTTAGAGATCAGAATGAGATGAACCAAGATTCCCGATACTGTTAA